Proteins encoded together in one Deinococcus irradiatisoli window:
- a CDS encoding SDR family NAD(P)-dependent oxidoreductase, translated as MSTLILGATGGIGSALTQLWAQEPLWISGRDEGRLASLGAGRPAQTLKADLGFESQVSRLFDALPETLQTIVYAAGAAYPQPLAQVQAEQVRHIWNANYFGVLWTLKYGLPKLAAGGRLYVIGAREDLTTARGFSQYAASKAAAARLLQIARLEARGKTLTLVLPPAVDTGLWTQVGKLPKGAVSPQAVAQAILDDRAGAGSETLSI; from the coding sequence ATGTCCACGCTCATTCTCGGCGCCACCGGCGGTATCGGCTCAGCCCTCACCCAGCTCTGGGCCCAGGAACCGCTGTGGATCAGCGGACGCGACGAAGGCCGGCTCGCTTCCCTCGGCGCTGGGCGGCCCGCCCAGACACTCAAGGCCGACCTGGGCTTCGAAAGTCAGGTCAGCCGCCTCTTCGACGCGCTGCCTGAAACCCTTCAGACTATCGTCTACGCGGCGGGCGCGGCGTATCCGCAGCCGCTGGCCCAGGTTCAGGCCGAGCAGGTGCGGCACATCTGGAACGCCAACTATTTCGGCGTGCTGTGGACGCTCAAGTACGGCCTGCCGAAACTGGCGGCGGGCGGGCGGCTCTACGTGATCGGCGCGCGGGAAGATTTGACCACCGCGCGCGGTTTCTCGCAGTACGCGGCCAGCAAGGCGGCGGCGGCAAGGCTGCTGCAGATCGCCCGGCTCGAGGCGCGCGGCAAGACGCTCACGCTGGTGTTGCCGCCGGCCGTGGACACCGGACTGTGGACCCAGGTCGGCAAGCTGCCGAAAGGAGCGGTGAGCCCCCAGGCAGTGGCCCAGGCCATCCTGGACGACCGGGCCGGCGCCGGCAGCGAAACGCTCAGCATCTAG
- a CDS encoding carbohydrate ABC transporter permease — protein MTSTPLSPVPASATSSHKSSRFSLGRILMYVGLSLAALFFLLPIYLLIVTAFKTPDAINLATTWQLPSFLNWASFSNAWAKVGGNMGNSLFLAVVATAISALLGSLNGYALSKWKFRGANTLFALMLFGMFIPYQSVLIPLFQFIKSLGLYGNIWGLILAHVVYGIPITTLIFRNFYADVPDALVEAATIDGAGFWSIYSKVIFPISVPGFVVVIIWQFTQVWNEFLFAATLTSSGSQPVTYALSQLAGGQAVSWNLPMAGAILAAIPTLLVYIVLGRYFVRGLLAGSVKG, from the coding sequence ATGACCTCGACCCCGCTGAGCCCGGTGCCGGCGAGCGCCACGTCCTCGCACAAATCCTCGCGCTTCTCGCTGGGCCGAATCCTGATGTACGTGGGGCTGAGCCTCGCGGCCCTGTTTTTCCTGCTGCCGATTTACCTGCTGATCGTCACCGCCTTCAAAACACCCGACGCCATCAACCTGGCGACCACCTGGCAACTGCCCAGCTTCCTGAACTGGGCCAGCTTCTCGAACGCCTGGGCCAAGGTCGGCGGCAACATGGGCAACAGCCTCTTTCTGGCGGTGGTCGCGACCGCCATCAGCGCCCTGCTCGGCAGCCTCAACGGCTACGCGCTGAGCAAGTGGAAGTTCCGGGGCGCCAACACCCTCTTCGCGCTGATGCTGTTCGGGATGTTCATTCCCTACCAGTCGGTGCTGATTCCGCTGTTTCAGTTCATCAAGTCGCTGGGGCTCTACGGCAACATCTGGGGCCTGATTCTGGCGCACGTCGTCTACGGCATTCCCATCACCACCCTGATTTTCCGCAATTTCTACGCCGACGTGCCCGACGCCCTGGTGGAAGCCGCCACCATCGACGGCGCGGGTTTCTGGAGCATCTACAGCAAGGTGATTTTCCCCATCAGCGTGCCGGGCTTCGTGGTGGTGATCATCTGGCAGTTCACGCAGGTGTGGAACGAGTTTCTTTTCGCCGCCACCCTGACCTCCTCCGGCAGCCAGCCGGTGACCTACGCCCTCTCGCAGCTGGCCGGCGGGCAGGCGGTCAGCTGGAACCTGCCGATGGCCGGCGCGATTCTGGCGGCGATTCCCACGCTGCTGGTCTACATCGTGCTGGGGCGCTACTTCGTGCGCGGTCTGCTGGCCGGGAGCGTCAAGGGTTAA
- a CDS encoding VWA domain-containing protein: MAALAFLPRLLGFAAELRRAGFTVGPAEVADALRAAEGLGLLEYGPLEAAWGVVFARTRDQAQQFPPLFRAYFLDPAAEPRPDPAPGPSQEAPGEESGASERGDAVPLAGEQRSAEEGEEAGEPGQNLHARLSPHAGQGAPLLPGQDETQAYAEAARALLRGVRLGRSRRRRTTVLGRQVDVRATLQAAGRTGGEPLRLRYRARPPRPPRVLLLLDGSRSMAPYAALLLRYAAALSARSRKVEVYSFSTSLVRLTPLLRAGQAAVTGEGWGGGTRIGENLQRLRRAGKAALRPDTLLVVLSDGLETGEPQHLAEALRHLRARVGGVVWLNPLAAQPGYQPLARGMAAALPHLDVFAGVEDVDDLLALPGKVRRALR, translated from the coding sequence GTGGCCGCTCTCGCGTTCCTGCCCCGCCTGCTGGGGTTCGCTGCCGAGCTGCGCCGCGCCGGGTTCACGGTCGGCCCGGCGGAAGTGGCCGACGCGCTGCGGGCCGCCGAGGGGCTGGGCCTTCTGGAGTACGGCCCGCTCGAAGCGGCCTGGGGCGTGGTGTTTGCCCGCACCCGCGACCAGGCGCAGCAGTTTCCGCCGCTCTTCCGGGCGTACTTCCTGGACCCCGCCGCCGAGCCGCGCCCCGATCCGGCTCCCGGCCCGTCCCAGGAAGCGCCGGGCGAGGAGAGCGGCGCTTCCGAGCGCGGCGACGCCGTGCCGCTTGCCGGTGAGCAGCGGTCGGCCGAAGAAGGCGAAGAGGCGGGTGAGCCGGGCCAGAACCTGCACGCCCGGCTCAGCCCGCACGCCGGTCAGGGGGCGCCGCTGCTGCCCGGACAGGACGAAACCCAGGCCTACGCCGAGGCGGCCCGCGCCCTGCTGCGTGGCGTGCGGCTGGGCCGCTCGCGCCGGCGACGCACCACAGTTCTCGGCCGGCAGGTGGACGTGCGGGCCACCCTGCAGGCGGCGGGCCGCACCGGGGGCGAGCCGCTGCGGCTGCGCTACCGCGCCCGGCCGCCCCGGCCGCCGCGCGTGCTGCTCCTTCTCGACGGCAGCCGCAGCATGGCCCCCTACGCCGCGCTGCTGCTGCGCTACGCGGCGGCCCTCTCGGCCCGCAGCCGCAAGGTCGAGGTGTACTCGTTCAGCACCTCGCTCGTTCGCCTGACGCCGCTGCTGCGCGCCGGGCAGGCGGCGGTGACGGGCGAGGGCTGGGGCGGCGGCACCCGCATCGGGGAAAACCTGCAGCGGCTGCGGCGCGCCGGCAAGGCCGCCCTGCGCCCCGACACCCTGCTGGTGGTGCTGAGTGACGGCCTGGAAACCGGCGAACCGCAGCACCTCGCCGAGGCGCTCAGGCACCTGCGGGCGCGGGTGGGCGGGGTGGTGTGGCTCAATCCGCTGGCGGCCCAGCCAGGATACCAGCCGCTGGCGCGCGGCATGGCGGCGGCGCTGCCGCATCTGGACGTCTTCGCCGGCGTGGAGGACGTGGACGACCTGCTGGCCCTGCCGGGCAAAGTGCGCCGGGCGCTGCGCTGA
- a CDS encoding ROK family transcriptional regulator, whose translation MPQVTEHAALDQAAIRSRHLLQLLSRLWAGDLARVDLARELHLSRSAVSSLVSELIAANLVKEGGVRGAESRNVQTGRRATLLSLNAQAAYLLAVDVGASHLRVDVLDLRCVSLASCQIDHDVAEGPAATYARVAELSRAALKRAGIRKTQLALAGVSVPGPVAAHTGQVMAPHIPGWNGVNVGSELGALLGLPTLIENDANLGVLAEYRFGAHRGEPDLLYLKLATGIGAGIMFGGQLYRGSRGGAGEIGHIAINEQGPVGRSGSPGSLESYAAAQVLLAMAAERRAAGHPTRLPAQLSFADLLADPEDPLVQTIWREVGHHLGVAISTALNLFNPGAVVLGGRLAQAGGTLLDAVRASAAPRTMGINHEGVSIDLSRLGADAGVLGVGAMLLGELLTPRGLVHLCEVSRLSGEPDPTQASRAPPDSARSAASHIVHGSEFPFGSSKGVV comes from the coding sequence ATGCCGCAGGTCACCGAACACGCCGCGCTGGACCAAGCTGCTATTCGCAGCCGCCACCTGCTGCAACTGCTCTCGCGGTTGTGGGCCGGCGATCTGGCGCGGGTGGACCTGGCCCGCGAGCTGCACCTCTCGCGAAGCGCGGTGTCGTCGCTGGTCAGCGAACTCATCGCCGCCAACCTGGTGAAAGAAGGCGGCGTGCGCGGCGCCGAGAGCCGCAACGTGCAGACCGGCCGCCGCGCCACCCTGCTCTCGCTCAATGCCCAGGCCGCCTACCTGCTGGCGGTGGATGTGGGGGCCAGCCACCTGCGGGTGGACGTCCTCGATCTGCGCTGCGTCTCGCTGGCGAGCTGCCAGATCGACCACGACGTGGCCGAAGGGCCGGCGGCCACCTACGCCCGCGTCGCCGAGCTGAGCCGCGCGGCGCTCAAGCGGGCCGGCATCCGCAAAACGCAGCTGGCGCTGGCCGGTGTCAGCGTGCCGGGGCCGGTGGCCGCCCACACCGGGCAGGTGATGGCCCCCCATATCCCCGGTTGGAACGGCGTAAATGTGGGCAGCGAACTCGGCGCGCTGCTGGGCCTGCCCACCTTGATCGAAAACGACGCCAACCTCGGCGTGCTGGCCGAGTATCGCTTCGGCGCCCACCGGGGCGAGCCGGACCTGCTGTACCTGAAACTCGCCACTGGCATCGGCGCCGGCATCATGTTCGGCGGGCAGCTCTACCGCGGCTCGCGCGGCGGGGCCGGCGAGATCGGCCACATCGCCATCAACGAGCAGGGACCGGTGGGCCGCAGCGGCAGCCCCGGTTCGCTGGAAAGCTACGCGGCGGCCCAGGTGCTGCTGGCGATGGCCGCCGAGCGCCGCGCCGCCGGCCACCCCACCCGCCTGCCGGCGCAGCTGAGTTTCGCCGATTTGCTGGCCGACCCCGAAGACCCGCTGGTGCAGACCATCTGGCGTGAGGTGGGCCACCACCTGGGCGTGGCGATTTCCACCGCCCTGAACTTGTTCAACCCCGGCGCGGTGGTGCTGGGCGGGCGGCTGGCCCAGGCCGGCGGGACGCTGCTGGACGCCGTGCGCGCGAGCGCCGCGCCGCGCACCATGGGTATCAACCACGAAGGCGTCAGCATCGACCTCTCGCGCCTGGGCGCCGACGCCGGGGTGCTGGGCGTCGGCGCGATGCTGCTCGGCGAGTTGCTGACGCCGCGCGGTCTGGTCCATCTGTGCGAAGTGTCGCGCCTTAGCGGCGAGCCAGACCCGACCCAGGCCAGCCGGGCGCCGCCGGATTCGGCGCGCTCTGCGGCTTCCCACATCGTCCACGGTTCCGAATTCCCATTTGGTTCTTCCAAAGGAGTGGTATGA
- the purU gene encoding formyltetrahydrofolate deformylase → MTLDLDPRNTARLTISCADRKGIVAAVSQFLHHHGANIIHSDQHSTDPQGGQFFMRMEFHLDGLDLARDQFERAFQKEVAGPFEMTWKVWYTAQPKRMGIMISKYDHCFLDLLVRKRRGELDVEIPLVISNHDTLRGDAEMFGVPFTHVAVTRANKAEAEAEQARLFAEVGVDFVVLARYMQILSGDLLQALGVPVINIHHSFLPAFIGANPYRAAFERGVKLVGATAHYVTEELDAGPIIEQDVARVTHRETPETLMRLGRDVERQVLARAVKAHVEDRVLVSGNKTVVF, encoded by the coding sequence ATGACGCTGGACCTCGACCCCCGCAACACCGCCAGACTCACCATCAGCTGCGCCGACCGCAAGGGCATCGTCGCGGCGGTGTCGCAGTTTTTGCACCACCACGGCGCCAACATCATCCATTCGGACCAGCACTCCACCGATCCGCAGGGCGGGCAGTTCTTCATGCGCATGGAGTTTCATCTCGACGGCCTCGATCTGGCCCGCGACCAGTTCGAGCGCGCCTTTCAAAAGGAAGTGGCCGGGCCATTCGAAATGACTTGGAAAGTCTGGTACACCGCCCAGCCCAAGCGCATGGGCATCATGATCAGCAAGTACGACCACTGCTTTCTCGATCTGCTGGTCAGAAAGCGCCGGGGTGAACTCGACGTGGAGATTCCGCTGGTGATCAGCAACCACGACACCCTGCGCGGGGACGCCGAGATGTTCGGGGTGCCGTTCACGCACGTCGCCGTGACCCGGGCCAACAAGGCCGAGGCCGAGGCCGAGCAGGCCCGGCTCTTTGCCGAAGTGGGCGTGGACTTCGTGGTGCTGGCGCGCTACATGCAGATTCTCTCGGGCGATCTGCTGCAGGCGCTCGGCGTGCCGGTCATCAACATCCACCACTCGTTTCTGCCGGCCTTCATCGGGGCCAATCCCTACCGCGCGGCCTTCGAGCGCGGCGTCAAGCTGGTGGGGGCCACCGCCCACTACGTCACCGAGGAACTCGACGCCGGGCCGATCATCGAGCAGGACGTGGCCCGCGTGACCCACCGCGAAACGCCCGAAACCCTGATGCGGCTGGGCCGCGACGTGGAACGCCAGGTGCTGGCCCGCGCCGTGAAGGCCCACGTGGAAGACCGGGTGCTGGTCTCGGGCAACAAGACGGTGGTGTTCTAG
- a CDS encoding ABC transporter substrate-binding protein, translated as MKKSIKNALVITAALGLTAQALAANKIEIFSWWAGDEGPALAALIKLYEQKYPTVKVDNATVTGGAGTNAKAVLKTRMLGGDPPDSFQAHAGQELTGTWVVADRMEDLSSLYKSEGWASKFPKAVIDLISYKGGIYSVPVDVHRSNVMWYVPANLKKWGVSVPKTWAEMLTTCNTLKAKGVAAPLVMGENWTQQMVWESIATAMLGPQGWNNLWNGKLKFTDPKVVDTFTMYGKVLDCANKDASGLSWQQATDRVLSGQSAFNIMGDWAAGYMTTTKKLKPGTGFAWSPSPGTSGTFIMLADSFGLPKGAKDRTEVLNWLKVLGSKEGQDAFNPLKGSIAARTDSNLSKYGAYSRSAAKDWKSNTIVGSMVHGAAAPESFTSGFGSINDAFVSSHDAKAAAQASQDLATQARIGM; from the coding sequence ATGAAAAAAAGCATCAAGAACGCCCTCGTGATCACCGCCGCCCTGGGGCTCACCGCCCAGGCCCTCGCCGCCAACAAAATCGAGATCTTCTCGTGGTGGGCCGGTGACGAAGGCCCGGCGCTGGCAGCGCTGATCAAGCTCTACGAGCAGAAGTACCCCACCGTCAAGGTGGACAACGCCACCGTGACCGGCGGCGCCGGCACCAACGCCAAGGCGGTGCTCAAGACCCGCATGCTCGGCGGCGATCCGCCTGACAGCTTCCAGGCCCACGCCGGCCAGGAACTCACCGGCACCTGGGTGGTCGCCGACCGCATGGAAGACCTCTCGAGCCTGTACAAGTCCGAGGGCTGGGCCAGCAAGTTCCCCAAGGCCGTCATCGACCTGATCTCCTACAAGGGCGGCATCTACAGCGTGCCGGTGGACGTTCACCGCTCCAACGTGATGTGGTACGTGCCGGCCAACCTCAAGAAGTGGGGCGTCAGCGTGCCCAAGACCTGGGCCGAGATGCTGACCACCTGCAACACCCTCAAGGCCAAGGGCGTGGCCGCGCCGCTGGTGATGGGCGAAAACTGGACCCAGCAAATGGTCTGGGAATCGATCGCCACCGCCATGCTGGGGCCGCAGGGCTGGAACAACCTCTGGAACGGCAAGCTCAAGTTCACCGATCCCAAGGTCGTGGACACCTTCACCATGTACGGCAAGGTCCTCGACTGCGCCAACAAGGACGCCAGCGGCCTGAGCTGGCAGCAGGCCACCGACCGCGTGCTCTCGGGCCAGTCGGCCTTCAACATCATGGGTGACTGGGCCGCCGGCTACATGACCACCACCAAGAAGCTCAAGCCCGGCACCGGCTTCGCCTGGAGCCCCAGCCCCGGCACCAGCGGCACCTTCATCATGCTGGCCGACAGCTTCGGTCTGCCCAAGGGCGCCAAGGACCGCACCGAAGTTCTCAACTGGCTCAAGGTGCTGGGCAGCAAGGAGGGCCAGGACGCCTTCAACCCGCTCAAGGGCAGCATCGCCGCCCGCACCGATTCGAACCTGAGCAAGTACGGCGCCTACTCGCGCTCGGCCGCCAAGGACTGGAAGAGCAACACCATCGTGGGCAGCATGGTGCACGGCGCCGCCGCGCCGGAGAGCTTCACCAGCGGCTTTGGCAGCATCAACGACGCCTTTGTCAGCAGCCACGACGCCAAGGCGGCGGCCCAGGCCAGCCAGGACCTGGCGACCCAGGCGCGCATCGGCATGTAA
- a CDS encoding carbohydrate ABC transporter permease, with the protein MKRFSTDRLWSIAVLTPSVILLAVFVYGFIFRTAYTSLTDWGNDPAQAFSLTPIIRFIGLQNYHDLFTSSLNSRFRQDLVSTLFFTVFFIAGCLILGLGMALLLDRNPKAEGLWRTIFLFPMSLSFIVTGTIWRWMLQPQGGLNQLFHLDPATNGWLTSRESIWSFDWNKIPLITAVVVGLALLWVAWRAVRDGQRTRTWVAAGCAALLLLWALVIGPNVKLLPSPELHGFNIAFIGIIIAAVWQMSGYTMALYLAGLRGIPEELREASRVDGANEWNTYRHVIFPLLAPITLSAMIILGHISLKIFDLVFAMTGPDNGPTDVPALLMYITSFRQNALAVGAAIGTVLLLLVAVIIIPYLASQFRTQEGHA; encoded by the coding sequence TTGAAACGCTTCTCCACTGACCGTCTCTGGTCCATCGCGGTACTGACGCCGTCGGTGATTTTGCTGGCGGTGTTCGTGTACGGCTTTATCTTCCGCACCGCCTACACCAGCCTCACCGACTGGGGCAACGATCCGGCCCAGGCTTTTAGCCTCACGCCGATCATCCGCTTCATCGGGCTGCAAAATTACCACGACCTGTTTACCAGCAGTCTCAACAGCCGCTTCCGGCAGGACCTGGTCAGCACCCTCTTTTTTACGGTCTTTTTCATCGCCGGTTGCCTGATCCTGGGCCTGGGCATGGCGCTGCTGCTCGACCGCAACCCCAAGGCCGAGGGCCTCTGGCGCACCATCTTCCTGTTTCCGATGAGCCTGTCGTTTATCGTCACCGGCACCATCTGGCGCTGGATGCTGCAGCCGCAGGGCGGCCTCAACCAGCTGTTTCACCTCGACCCGGCGACCAACGGCTGGCTGACCAGCCGCGAGTCGATCTGGAGTTTCGACTGGAACAAGATTCCGCTGATCACGGCGGTGGTCGTGGGCTTGGCCCTGCTGTGGGTGGCGTGGCGGGCCGTGCGTGATGGCCAGCGCACCCGCACCTGGGTGGCGGCGGGCTGTGCGGCGCTGCTGCTCCTCTGGGCGCTCGTGATCGGGCCGAACGTCAAGCTGCTGCCCTCGCCGGAACTGCACGGCTTCAACATCGCCTTCATCGGCATCATCATCGCGGCGGTGTGGCAGATGAGCGGCTACACCATGGCGCTGTATCTGGCCGGGCTGCGCGGCATTCCCGAGGAACTGCGCGAGGCTTCAAGAGTGGACGGAGCCAACGAGTGGAACACCTACCGCCACGTGATCTTTCCGCTGCTGGCCCCCATCACCTTGTCGGCCATGATCATCCTGGGCCACATCAGCCTCAAGATCTTCGATCTGGTGTTCGCCATGACCGGCCCCGACAACGGCCCCACCGACGTGCCGGCCCTGCTGATGTACATCACCTCGTTCAGGCAAAACGCGCTGGCGGTGGGCGCGGCCATCGGCACGGTGCTGCTGCTGCTGGTGGCGGTCATCATCATTCCTTACCTGGCCAGCCAGTTCCGCACCCAGGAGGGCCACGCATGA
- a CDS encoding aminopeptidase, whose amino-acid sequence MTKQVAELVSYDPAAHAELMAGYCIYAQPGERILVMGNVQTVPLFSEVARALLRRGALPALRLEYPGQQEDFVRLAPDDLLDLLHPAELADMHGIDGSIRLMTHSLPGQGEGVDPKRQARRSKVQGPLNAARSSKKWTLTQYPTPQGAAAAGMSQAQYEDFVSRAMFLNAPDPVAEWGKVREMQAKLIERLSVTDKIRIVAPGTDLTLSVKGRSWANSDGKRNMPSGEVFVSPLEDSAEGQIYFGLPTEYQGQPVEGITLRFEGGKIVQARAEVGDAVLQAALDTDPGARFLGEIGIGTNYGIQTPSRNILYDEKIGGTVHLAAGRSYPETGGTNQSAVHWDMICELRGNGGQILLDGEVFQENGAFV is encoded by the coding sequence ATGACCAAACAAGTGGCAGAGTTGGTGAGCTATGATCCCGCCGCCCACGCCGAACTGATGGCCGGCTACTGCATCTACGCCCAGCCGGGCGAGCGCATTCTCGTCATGGGCAACGTGCAGACGGTCCCGCTGTTTTCGGAAGTGGCCCGCGCCCTGCTGCGCCGGGGCGCCCTGCCCGCGCTGCGGCTGGAGTACCCCGGCCAGCAGGAAGATTTCGTGCGCTTGGCCCCCGACGACCTGCTCGACCTGCTGCACCCGGCCGAACTGGCCGACATGCACGGCATCGACGGCAGCATCCGGCTGATGACCCACAGCCTGCCGGGTCAGGGCGAGGGCGTCGATCCCAAGCGCCAGGCCCGCCGCAGCAAGGTGCAGGGGCCGCTCAACGCCGCGCGCAGCAGCAAAAAGTGGACCCTGACCCAGTACCCCACCCCGCAGGGCGCGGCGGCGGCCGGCATGAGTCAGGCGCAGTACGAGGACTTCGTTTCGCGGGCGATGTTCCTGAACGCCCCCGACCCGGTGGCCGAGTGGGGCAAGGTCCGGGAGATGCAGGCCAAACTCATCGAGCGCCTCAGCGTGACCGACAAGATCAGGATCGTGGCGCCCGGCACCGACCTCACCCTCAGCGTAAAGGGCCGCAGCTGGGCCAACAGCGACGGCAAGCGCAACATGCCCTCCGGCGAGGTGTTCGTTTCGCCCCTGGAAGACAGCGCCGAGGGCCAGATCTATTTCGGTCTGCCCACCGAGTACCAGGGACAGCCGGTCGAGGGCATCACGCTGCGCTTCGAGGGCGGCAAGATCGTGCAGGCCCGCGCCGAGGTCGGCGACGCGGTGCTGCAGGCCGCGCTGGACACCGATCCCGGCGCCCGCTTTCTGGGTGAAATCGGCATCGGCACCAACTACGGCATCCAGACGCCCAGCCGCAACATCCTCTACGACGAGAAGATCGGCGGCACGGTGCATCTGGCCGCCGGGCGCAGCTACCCGGAAACCGGCGGCACCAACCAGAGCGCCGTCCACTGGGACATGATCTGCGAACTGCGCGGCAACGGCGGCCAGATTCTGCTCGACGGAGAAGTGTTTCAGGAAAACGGCGCGTTCGTGTAG
- a CDS encoding DMT family transporter, with amino-acid sequence MILRAYVGVILTVLIWGGNVVAVKVLLRFFSQGETIGLRLGVGAAVLLVLALLNGGWPRWNARDWLMVAGAGVLGTVLFQSFFVAGIQRSPAGISGLANAVVPIAVVLLGGLVGQKPSRPQVAGVLVSLSGMLWLFWQTLEPGSALSPLGLGFLGLAALSWAAYTLANRPLVARLGLLPFVAFATLIGALPLTLSALPGLTRVQAPWWAWGLAALSGLLANVFAYLAWANGARVLGAARTSIWQNLAPLLAFALAVGLLGERFTLGEIGAAALTLLGVLVANWPQATAAQS; translated from the coding sequence ATGATTCTTCGCGCTTACGTCGGCGTCATTCTCACGGTGCTGATCTGGGGCGGCAACGTGGTGGCCGTCAAGGTGCTGCTGAGGTTTTTCAGCCAGGGCGAGACCATCGGCCTGCGGCTGGGGGTAGGGGCGGCGGTGCTGCTGGTGCTGGCCCTGCTGAACGGCGGCTGGCCGCGCTGGAACGCCCGCGACTGGCTGATGGTGGCGGGTGCGGGGGTGCTCGGCACCGTCTTGTTTCAGAGTTTCTTCGTGGCCGGCATCCAGCGCTCTCCGGCGGGAATCTCGGGGCTGGCCAACGCGGTGGTGCCGATCGCGGTGGTGCTGCTGGGCGGGCTGGTGGGCCAGAAACCCAGCCGCCCGCAGGTGGCCGGGGTGCTGGTGTCGCTGTCGGGCATGCTGTGGCTGTTCTGGCAGACCTTGGAGCCGGGCAGCGCGCTCAGCCCGCTGGGCCTGGGCTTCCTGGGGCTGGCGGCGCTCTCGTGGGCGGCCTATACCCTCGCCAACCGGCCGCTGGTGGCGCGGCTGGGGCTGCTGCCGTTCGTCGCGTTCGCCACGCTGATCGGCGCGCTGCCGCTGACCCTCTCGGCCCTGCCCGGCCTGACGCGGGTGCAGGCGCCGTGGTGGGCGTGGGGTTTGGCGGCACTCTCGGGCCTGCTCGCCAACGTCTTCGCCTACCTGGCCTGGGCCAACGGCGCGCGCGTGCTGGGCGCGGCCCGCACCAGCATCTGGCAGAACCTCGCGCCGCTGCTGGCTTTCGCGCTGGCGGTCGGGCTGCTGGGCGAGCGTTTTACCCTGGGTGAAATCGGCGCGGCGGCCCTGACCCTGCTGGGCGTGCTGGTTGCCAACTGGCCGCAGGCCACGGCGGCCCAGAGCTAA
- a CDS encoding DsbA family oxidoreductase — MTSTAVYFDFLCPYAWRGLELADVLRREHGLTFVLRHFSLVQGNHPDNAQSRHVPVWWLTDQGAGEGSEAQAGSLRAFLADQAAARQGEDARWAFALALLRARHQDRAELTPDTLRAAAGQAGLDLSRFEADLQDDAARRAELRDDLAAAAELGVFGTPTFVLPEGHAAYFRFANLVPAGQALETWKLYVSVLESGARIETIKRAKRA, encoded by the coding sequence ATGACTTCCACCGCTGTTTACTTCGATTTTCTCTGTCCCTATGCCTGGCGTGGTCTGGAACTGGCCGACGTGCTGCGGCGCGAACATGGCCTGACCTTTGTGCTGCGCCACTTCAGCTTGGTGCAGGGCAACCACCCCGACAACGCCCAGAGCCGTCACGTGCCGGTGTGGTGGCTGACCGATCAGGGTGCGGGCGAAGGCAGCGAGGCCCAGGCCGGCAGCCTGCGGGCCTTTCTGGCCGATCAGGCGGCGGCCCGGCAGGGTGAGGACGCCCGCTGGGCCTTCGCGCTGGCCCTGCTGCGCGCCCGGCATCAGGACAGGGCCGAGCTGACGCCCGACACCCTGCGCGCGGCGGCCGGGCAGGCCGGGCTCGACCTCTCCAGGTTCGAAGCCGACCTTCAGGACGACGCTGCCCGCCGGGCCGAACTGCGAGACGACCTGGCCGCCGCCGCCGAGCTGGGCGTGTTCGGCACGCCGACCTTCGTGCTGCCGGAAGGTCACGCCGCCTACTTCCGCTTTGCCAACCTGGTGCCGGCCGGTCAGGCGCTGGAGACCTGGAAGCTGTACGTCTCGGTGCTGGAAAGTGGCGCCCGGATCGAGACCATCAAGCGGGCCAAACGGGCCTGA